The following proteins are co-located in the Fructilactobacillus carniphilus genome:
- a CDS encoding MFS transporter, with amino-acid sequence MKKVKAVLPILIIVNLLCMMDVSIMTIVLPEIQTAFKTNLNNLSWALNVYTIIFASMIIPFGRLSDKLGKNKFIFTGLIIFGIGSLLTGLSPNLSFMLVARAIQSLGAAMIIPTSMVTAMELTDDQNRNKTIGILAGSQGLAVALGPAIGGFVSQFFGWRWVFFINVPVIIIVLIIFNLVLPVKNEKIQKSVNIDWLGTILSIILLASFSLALIEGKDWGWLSAKIISLLIIALVALITFVVVESKVTNPMINLNLFRDRNFTGSAISLVLCNYLLGGFAVIIPTFLTKIYNHSELSAALLITPYSIAVMFSVIFSSLAIKKLNQKLMLAIGFILMGFAYYQLSNLNLDHSSLPLVYAGITLGIGYGIVASTANILAASNFHGQLLTDSNSVANVLRQVGMVLAIAIFASLLTNNIKTAKTNLINDGQQQITNLKVPGTVKQKLNHTIKQKLDPNSNQVSQNKASSNKTADTIPVTKIQMIEERNYQIAVKQIAATKGVSPNSLPEPVKNQIKAQVNQTVESKINAESEEIKNFINHFQKTIKRQLKVAFLKVYRSMIWMPFLSLLVIPVFTFKKRK; translated from the coding sequence ATGAAAAAAGTGAAAGCAGTTTTACCTATTTTAATCATTGTTAATCTCTTGTGTATGATGGACGTTTCGATTATGACCATTGTGTTACCAGAGATCCAAACCGCCTTTAAAACCAACCTAAATAATTTATCGTGGGCTCTCAATGTCTATACCATTATTTTTGCAAGTATGATCATTCCGTTTGGACGACTTTCAGATAAGCTAGGAAAAAATAAATTTATTTTCACCGGTTTAATTATTTTTGGAATAGGCTCACTATTAACGGGGCTTTCCCCCAATTTATCGTTCATGCTAGTTGCTAGAGCAATTCAGAGTCTTGGTGCAGCAATGATTATTCCGACCAGCATGGTCACTGCGATGGAACTAACTGATGATCAAAACCGCAATAAAACGATTGGGATTCTGGCTGGTTCACAAGGATTAGCAGTGGCATTAGGACCTGCAATTGGGGGTTTTGTTTCTCAATTTTTCGGGTGGCGTTGGGTGTTCTTCATCAACGTTCCCGTTATTATCATTGTTTTAATAATTTTTAATTTAGTCTTGCCCGTTAAAAATGAAAAAATCCAAAAATCTGTTAACATTGATTGGTTAGGAACCATTCTGAGCATTATTCTCCTTGCTTCCTTTTCATTAGCACTGATCGAAGGAAAAGATTGGGGCTGGCTTTCTGCAAAGATTATCAGCTTATTAATCATTGCGTTGGTAGCTTTAATTACATTTGTTGTAGTCGAAAGTAAAGTAACGAATCCAATGATTAATTTAAACCTCTTTCGTGATCGAAATTTTACCGGTTCCGCTATTTCTCTGGTCCTGTGTAATTATTTACTAGGTGGGTTCGCAGTTATAATTCCCACCTTTTTAACCAAAATATATAATCATAGTGAGCTTTCAGCCGCTTTGCTGATTACGCCCTATTCGATTGCCGTAATGTTTTCGGTGATTTTCTCATCATTAGCAATCAAAAAACTAAATCAAAAATTAATGCTTGCGATTGGCTTTATTTTGATGGGATTTGCTTATTATCAATTATCTAATTTAAATCTAGATCACAGTTCGCTTCCACTGGTTTATGCCGGGATCACGCTCGGAATCGGCTACGGAATCGTAGCTTCAACCGCCAATATTTTGGCTGCGTCTAATTTTCACGGCCAACTACTAACCGATTCTAATAGTGTTGCTAATGTGTTAAGACAAGTTGGAATGGTGCTTGCAATTGCCATTTTTGCTTCGTTACTGACCAACAATATCAAAACGGCTAAGACCAATTTAATTAATGATGGCCAACAACAAATTACCAACCTAAAAGTACCAGGAACAGTAAAACAAAAGCTTAATCATACAATTAAGCAAAAATTAGATCCTAACAGTAATCAAGTTTCGCAAAATAAAGCTTCCTCAAATAAAACAGCGGATACGATTCCGGTAACTAAAATTCAAATGATCGAAGAGCGAAACTATCAAATTGCGGTTAAACAGATTGCAGCCACAAAAGGAGTTAGTCCTAACAGTCTCCCTGAACCAGTTAAAAATCAGATTAAAGCGCAGGTGAACCAAACCGTCGAAAGTAAAATTAACGCTGAAAGTGAGGAAATTAAAAACTTCATAAACCATTTCCAAAAAACAATTAAAAGACAACTTAAAGTGGCATTCCTCAAGGTTTATCGCTCAATGATCTGGATGCCCTTCCTATCACTATTAGTTATTCCCGTTTTTACATTTAAAAAGAGAAAATAA
- a CDS encoding multidrug ABC transporter permease: MNNYLTLKMTFRNRRFLFFTMITPLLFYLLMHLINRNDASAGSNSLLMVTCSVVMGIAGNSLVTFAKSFNYTKNFYLLQMETSPYTIKQWIFDDLLCQTILNAVIAIVVIIFGMLLGDYGLSGKLLILFLLLLYLGIYLSLFGFLIGQWLDAQTLDATSFFLMFAVMFLLIPFHEFANGKFEQIITKIQQLFPPYYLYQVITAKFLGQTWMINVGWFIGISLLTGIPVIIGIYYLLKKQTV; encoded by the coding sequence ATGAACAATTACTTAACGCTCAAAATGACCTTTCGAAATCGGCGTTTTCTTTTTTTCACGATGATAACTCCGCTTTTATTCTATTTATTGATGCACTTAATTAATCGTAATGATGCGTCTGCTGGTTCTAATTCGTTATTAATGGTTACTTGTTCTGTTGTAATGGGAATTGCTGGTAATTCCTTAGTGACATTCGCCAAATCATTTAATTACACGAAAAACTTTTATTTACTCCAGATGGAGACGTCACCATACACCATTAAACAATGGATTTTTGATGATCTTTTGTGCCAAACCATTCTTAACGCTGTAATTGCAATTGTAGTAATAATTTTTGGAATGTTACTGGGTGACTACGGATTGTCTGGGAAGTTATTAATTTTGTTTTTGCTACTGCTGTATCTTGGAATTTACCTCAGTTTATTTGGTTTTTTAATTGGGCAATGGCTAGATGCCCAAACTCTTGATGCCACTAGTTTCTTTTTAATGTTTGCAGTGATGTTTTTATTGATCCCATTTCATGAATTTGCAAACGGAAAATTTGAACAAATTATTACGAAAATTCAGCAATTATTTCCACCTTATTACCTATATCAAGTGATTACGGCTAAATTTCTCGGTCAAACCTGGATGATTAACGTGGGCTGGTTCATTGGGATTAGCTTATTGACGGGGATTCCAGTAATCATTGGCATTTATTACTTACTAAAAAAACAAACCGTATAG
- a CDS encoding MarR family winged helix-turn-helix transcriptional regulator, whose product MKNSLEALRDVSKIHQHQLQVITKEQNLTISEWQLLIAIDDGSDTQEKLAHTMNLDTSTLSRQLKRLLVKEMIIKHAVGQDRRQLIYQLTHVGINALKQINAAYDQLQQQIFAQWTEDESNLLKILLNRLATSMKRLNK is encoded by the coding sequence ATGAAAAATAGTTTAGAGGCATTGCGTGACGTTAGTAAAATTCATCAACACCAATTGCAAGTAATTACGAAGGAACAAAATTTAACTATTTCAGAGTGGCAATTGTTAATTGCAATTGACGATGGAAGCGATACTCAAGAAAAGTTGGCACATACAATGAATTTAGATACGTCAACGCTTTCACGGCAATTAAAACGCTTGCTAGTCAAAGAGATGATAATTAAACATGCCGTTGGTCAAGATCGACGTCAGTTAATTTACCAATTAACGCACGTGGGTATTAATGCACTAAAGCAGATTAATGCTGCTTATGATCAACTCCAACAACAAATTTTTGCTCAATGGACAGAAGATGAATCGAACCTGTTAAAAATCCTATTAAATCGATTAGCAACTAGTATGAAAAGATTGAATAAATGA
- a CDS encoding DegV family protein: MKTAIVTDSTCYLSKKEIKKYHIHIIPLEILFGATEYLENVDITSKDFYPKLAEASELPTTSQPATGKLIELYNQLADEGYENVITITLAGTISGFYNQIGNIASMVSNLRVIPFDSEITLGLMGDLAIYAAQLAAANTDPDTIIAKLKEQRATIDELFVVDDLKNLVKGGRLSNASSFIGGLLNIKPILTFDKQTDEIIAFDKVRTMKRALKRVEQLFNEKTAQLDYPIKAFVLDANASQTGKQWMKHLKHEFPEVEFTQAEIGSVIGTHLGSGALALGWERNIHKLKD, translated from the coding sequence TTGAAAACAGCCATTGTAACTGATAGTACCTGCTATCTTTCTAAAAAGGAAATTAAGAAGTATCACATCCATATTATTCCACTTGAGATTTTGTTTGGAGCAACTGAATACTTAGAAAATGTTGATATTACTAGCAAGGATTTTTATCCTAAGTTAGCGGAAGCATCAGAATTACCGACGACCTCCCAACCAGCTACTGGAAAACTAATTGAACTATACAATCAATTAGCAGATGAAGGATATGAGAACGTTATCACAATTACGCTGGCTGGAACCATTTCGGGTTTTTATAATCAAATTGGGAACATTGCAAGTATGGTCTCCAATCTACGTGTAATTCCATTTGATTCAGAAATTACTCTAGGATTAATGGGAGATTTAGCAATTTATGCAGCTCAGTTGGCAGCTGCTAATACTGATCCGGATACAATTATTGCCAAATTAAAGGAACAACGTGCTACGATTGATGAACTTTTTGTGGTAGATGATCTAAAGAACTTAGTTAAAGGCGGTCGGTTATCAAACGCATCTTCATTTATTGGTGGATTATTGAACATCAAGCCAATTTTAACCTTTGATAAGCAAACTGATGAAATTATAGCTTTTGATAAGGTGCGCACGATGAAACGAGCTTTAAAACGAGTTGAGCAGCTATTTAACGAAAAAACAGCGCAATTAGATTATCCAATTAAAGCATTCGTGTTGGATGCTAACGCTAGCCAAACTGGAAAACAATGGATGAAGCACCTTAAGCATGAATTTCCAGAAGTAGAGTTTACGCAAGCAGAGATTGGTTCAGTCATCGGAACGCATTTGGGTTCAGGAGCTTTAGCGTTAGGCTGGGAACGAAATATTCATAAATTAAAAGATTAG
- a CDS encoding TetR/AcrR family transcriptional regulator encodes MSKTTDRTKQWLINALFIKLKTKPYAKITIKDITEQANVARRTFYRLFNNKDEVLDYYCDELFTEYFAFLHEKAKDQLTFRQMLVNFFTFWYEKRDKTRILIQNDLFVPLMLKRTAMTVKVYQSFDVTWHGEVSEQEARYIMDFFVGGYWNLISNWINKKEPEEPAVVAKMLAKALERLAQ; translated from the coding sequence ATGAGTAAAACGACAGATCGAACAAAACAATGGTTAATTAACGCACTATTTATAAAGTTAAAAACGAAACCATACGCTAAAATCACGATTAAAGACATCACAGAGCAAGCAAATGTAGCCAGAAGAACATTTTACCGGTTATTTAATAACAAAGATGAGGTATTGGATTACTATTGTGACGAGCTTTTTACTGAGTATTTTGCCTTTTTACACGAGAAAGCAAAAGATCAATTGACATTTCGACAGATGTTAGTTAATTTTTTTACTTTCTGGTACGAAAAAAGAGATAAAACTAGAATTTTAATTCAAAATGATTTATTTGTGCCGTTAATGTTAAAAAGGACAGCAATGACCGTCAAGGTATATCAGTCATTTGATGTTACTTGGCACGGTGAAGTCAGTGAGCAAGAAGCACGATATATCATGGATTTCTTTGTGGGTGGCTATTGGAACTTAATTTCTAATTGGATTAATAAGAAAGAACCAGAAGAGCCAGCCGTAGTTGCTAAAATGTTAGCTAAAGCACTGGAAAGATTAGCGCAATAA